The genomic region GTGCGAGGTGGACACCGCGATTGCGATGGAGAACCTGGTGCTGGCGGCGACCAGCCTGGGCTACGGCGCATGCTGGGTGGGCGCATTCGATGAGGAGCGGCTGCGAGAGGTGCTGGGGGTCCCGGAGACCATGCGCGTGGTGGCGGCAGCGACCGTCGGCCGTGCCGCCGAGAAGCCGCAGGCACGCCCGCGCCGCGACATTGGTGACTTCGCCTCGCTGCAGCGCTACGGCGCAGGATTTGCGCCCGAGTGAGGAGGGAGCGCATCGGCCATGGCCCAGCGCCCGAATATCCTGTGCATCATCAGCGATCAAGTGTGGTAACGCCGCCCCCGGCGGTACCGGCGCCGCAGTAGCGTCGCCCAACCATCCCCACTAAGATCGGTCACACCCCTTGCGCGCCTACCGGCCGCGCGAGGAGCCGCCCGGCGCGACCATGCCGATGCGCGGCCGGCGCGTCAGCCGATTGTAAAGCGGCACGCCCTCCCACCCCGCGCCGGGCAAACGCAGGGCGGCGCGCAGGTGCAGCACCCAGGGGATGGTGCGGCCTTGCAGCGCCTCCAGATAGAGCATCTGCGAGCGCCGCGACGAGCTTTCAATCATCGCCAGGACGCGCGCGGGCGATACCTGCGGCGAGAAGTAGAACACCGGCTCCGTCAGGTCGGCCTGCGGCGACACCGCGCCCTGCTCGCGTGCGATGCGCTCCAGCTCGGTACCCGGATAGACGCGCACGCCCACCGTGCACAGAATGCGGTCCCGCGGCCCCAACGCCGTCTCCATGAATCGCAGCGTCTCGCGCACGGTTTGCTCGGTCTCGCCCGGCCCGCCGAAGAGGAACGACCATAGCACCGAGAGACCGGCGTCGCGCGCCCAGGCGGCGGTGCGGGCGACCTGTTCGACGCCGAAGCCCTTGCGCAACGTCTGCAGCATGCGCTCGGAGCCGCTGTCCGGCGTGCATAGCACCGAACGAAACCCGATGCGCCGCATCAGCCGCAGCATCTCCGGCGACGTGCCGGTAGGATTCAGTCCCATGGTGTAGAGGTCGGCGCGCAGGTCCGCGCGCGCGATGGCCTCGCACAGCGCGAGCGCGTGGCGCGGGGGATGGTTGAAGGTCGAGTCCACCAGTTCGAAACGCCGCGCCCCCCACCGCCGCCGCGCCTCCCCCATCTCCGCGACTACCGCCGCGGGCGAACGGAAGCGGTAGCGCGTGCCCTCCACCAACTGGTAGGTGCAGTGGACGCACTTGAGGGCGCACCCGCGCTTGCTCTGCAGGGGCAGGGTGCCGCCCCCGCGCAGATAGCGGCCGACCTCCAGCCAGCGGCCAGGTTCGGCCGGAGGCAGGGCGTCCAAGTCCTCGCAGCGGCCGGGGCCGGGGACGGCGTCGGCCTGGCCGCGCGTGCACACTCCGGGGAGGTCGGTGGGCGAACGCCCGGCCGCCAGCCGCTCCAGCAGCGCCG from Armatimonadota bacterium harbors:
- a CDS encoding radical SAM protein encodes the protein MQGVNVVLVHTNRERAPQPVIPLGLCLVASSLAARGFQVRVLDLCFSRHPLRDVERALRQWRPDVIGLSVRNLDNGEFFRPRAYLSEIAAIARACREHSTATLVIGGPAVSIAPAQMLERAGANYAVVGEGEQALPALLERLAAGRSPTDLPGVCTRGQADAVPGPGRCEDLDALPPAEPGRWLEVGRYLRGGGTLPLQSKRGCALKCVHCTYQLVEGTRYRFRSPAAVVAEMGEARRRWGARRFELVDSTFNHPPRHALALCEAIARADLRADLYTMGLNPTGTSPEMLRLMRRIGFRSVLCTPDSGSERMLQTLRKGFGVEQVARTAAWARDAGLSVLWSFLFGGPGETEQTVRETLRFMETALGPRDRILCTVGVRVYPGTELERIAREQGAVSPQADLTEPVFYFSPQVSPARVLAMIESSSRRSQMLYLEALQGRTIPWVLHLRAALRLPGAGWEGVPLYNRLTRRPRIGMVAPGGSSRGR